CCCTGGGAAATTTATACCGCATTCATGGAGAATGGGCGTCCTCGCTCCAAGGCTGGCGTTTTGTTGGAAGAACGTCCGGATGATGAACTTTGGGATGCCGTCACCCAGCCGACTGCTCCCTACACCGCAATGAACCTGGGTATGGGGCATGGGTATGAAAAGGGAATGCCTGCCATTGCTATGTCGCATTATGCTGCTTCCAAGTTTTGCGAATGGCTCAGCGCGCAGACGGGACACTATTATCGTCTGCCGACGGAAGCAGAGTGGGAATATGCCTGCCGTGCCGGTTCCTCGGGAGCCTATTGCTACGGTAATGGCGAGGATAAACTGGATGACTATGCCTGGTATTGGAACAATGCCGATGACCGTTATCAGAAAGTTGCTTCCAAAAAGCCCAATGCCTGGGGTTTGTATGACATGCACGGCAATGTGGCGGAGTGGACGCTGGATACCTACCTTCCCGATCGTCCGCGTGCCCGTGACGGAGAGACCCTTCGCAATCCCTTGGTGATGGTTCCGGGACAACAAGGGCATGTCGTCAAAGGCGGTTCCTGGGATGATGACCCCGATCAACTTCGGAGCGCGGCCCGCGTTAAAAGCCGTCCTGAGTGGAACATGCAGGATCCGCAAAATCCTAAAAGCCTTTGGTATCTTACTGACGGAGGGATGATCGGATTCAGGATTGTTCGCCCTGTGACTTTGCCTGATGCCATCACCGTTCACCGGTACTGGAACTCTTCCAAAGGGATACCGTAAGAAAAATTCAAATAATATCTATTTCTTCTTGACGCAGGGCAAGATCGGCGTATAAAAGCCCTGCGCTCCTTAATTGGAGATGGCTACTAAATCGCGGGATGGAGCAGCCAGGTAGCTCGTCAGGCTCATAACCTGAAGGTCGCAGGTTCAAATCCTGCTCCCGTAACCATTTGAAAGCCCTGCAAGTCAAAAGCTTGCAGGGCTTTTTCGTGTTTAAACTAGCTTGCTTGAAACAAGCCGAAAATGGTGTAAAATGTACCTGAAATGGCCGATTTAGCACCTGAAAACGTAAGTCAAAAGTAAGTCATTTCTGCACCGGAAACCTCTTCAGCCATGTCTTCTAATCCTGATATATCCTATTGTTTGCCTCCCGACGGTAAATACGATCGAGAAGGAGGAATGATCATTCATATGATGTCCGATAAGGACAGGGATTCAGGGCTACCTCCTGAGGATGGATATTTCAGAATTGAATGTACAGCGGGAGAGCACAGGATTGTCTGTATTCCAAAACTGATCATGCGGC
This is a stretch of genomic DNA from Akkermansia sp. N21116. It encodes these proteins:
- a CDS encoding SUMF1/EgtB/PvdO family nonheme iron enzyme, with the protein product MLLSCKPGSGVSEMTDDARRIMDSQNWGEEEAARQEAESRRNAPAEIAVPAGLPSPELLPTTRAIYARLQENASDHLETGGQGQESRMQPYSEVVPAADGSSLSMVPVPAGSFLMGSPDDEPLRKADEGPLRRVHLDGFWMSSIEIPWEIYTAFMENGRPRSKAGVLLEERPDDELWDAVTQPTAPYTAMNLGMGHGYEKGMPAIAMSHYAASKFCEWLSAQTGHYYRLPTEAEWEYACRAGSSGAYCYGNGEDKLDDYAWYWNNADDRYQKVASKKPNAWGLYDMHGNVAEWTLDTYLPDRPRARDGETLRNPLVMVPGQQGHVVKGGSWDDDPDQLRSAARVKSRPEWNMQDPQNPKSLWYLTDGGMIGFRIVRPVTLPDAITVHRYWNSSKGIP